Proteins encoded by one window of Clostridium fungisolvens:
- a CDS encoding ABC transporter permease, with protein sequence MKMNINKSSFRINPVLLKELRVKMRGWRAPILIGVYNLVLTLLTILFLKTIMNRGTMTADQVFTTYGFMSAAQFGLISLIAPALTAGAISGEREKQTLDILLSTTLKHRSIILGKLFASLSHIILLILSSVPIFSIIFLFGGIGISELLQTFLFYIVLAITLGSIGLFFSTFIRKSTAANVLSYALIVFLFIGTLLITVFYVQLVIQPTLLNKSYDQTFWLMYLNPAASFITLLVSQFGVSGQSIFPGFYISSNSQNMWAINIVIDLVLSILLLTACSYKLNPARRKFSIDKKYDELHKDDISEEADK encoded by the coding sequence ATGAAGATGAATATTAATAAAAGCAGTTTTAGAATAAATCCAGTATTACTTAAAGAATTAAGAGTTAAGATGAGAGGTTGGAGGGCGCCTATATTAATAGGGGTTTACAATCTAGTATTAACTTTACTTACCATACTTTTTCTTAAAACCATTATGAACCGCGGTACAATGACTGCAGATCAAGTATTTACAACTTATGGTTTCATGTCTGCAGCTCAATTTGGTCTTATCAGTTTAATTGCTCCGGCTTTAACCGCAGGAGCAATATCTGGGGAGAGAGAAAAACAAACTTTAGATATACTTTTATCTACTACCTTAAAGCATAGATCTATAATCTTAGGGAAGCTATTTGCATCACTAAGTCATATAATTCTTCTGATATTAAGCTCGGTACCGATATTTTCAATAATATTTTTATTTGGAGGAATTGGTATAAGTGAATTGCTACAGACCTTCTTATTTTATATCGTACTTGCAATAACCTTAGGAAGCATTGGACTTTTCTTTTCAACATTTATAAGGAAAAGCACTGCTGCTAATGTATTGTCTTATGCTTTGATTGTATTCTTGTTCATAGGAACGCTGTTAATAACAGTATTCTATGTCCAGCTAGTTATTCAACCTACGCTGCTTAATAAATCGTATGATCAAACCTTTTGGCTCATGTATTTAAATCCAGCAGCTTCATTTATTACGCTTTTAGTAAGTCAGTTTGGTGTAAGTGGTCAATCAATCTTTCCGGGATTTTATATATCAAGTAATAGTCAAAATATGTGGGCTATTAATATAGTTATAGATTTAGTTTTATCAATATTATTGCTTACAGCGTGTTCATATAAACTAAATCCAGCAAGAAGAAAGTTTTCTATAGATAAAAAGTATGATGAGCTTCACAAGGATGATATTAGTGAAGAGGCGGATAAATAA